ACTACAAACGAATGGGTCTAGAAGGCCGTGTCGAAGTATTGCCGCTGTACGCACGACTTCCGCAAAAAGACCAACAACGGATTTTCCACCCGACGGGCGGAAAACAGCGGCTGATCTTTGCGACCAATGTCGCAGAAAGCTCACTCACCGTTCCCGGAATCCGTTATGTCATCGACAGCGGTACCGCTCGGATCAGTCGCTACAGCCCGCGAAGTAAGCTACAGCGATTGCCGATCGAACCGGTCAGTCGTGCAAGCGCCGACCAGCGTGCCGGTCGGTGCGGTCGTGTCGGGCCAGGCATTTGCGTGCGTTTATATTCGGCCGAAGATTACGAATCGCGTGATGAGTTCACGACGCCGGAAATCAAGCGAACCAACCTTGCCTCCGTCGTGCTTAAAAGCAAAACGTTGGGCCTGGGATCGCTTGAAGCCTTGCCGTTGCTTGAAGTCCCACGTGACGAATCGATCCGCGAAGGCATTCAGACATTGATCGAATTGAATGCCATCGACGACCGGCACGAATTGACCGAGATCGGCAAAGCTCTTGGTCAAATGCCTGTCGATCCTCGCATCGGACGCATCATCTTGGCAGCTGACGAGTTCGGCGTGCTCGGTGAAGTCTTGCCGATCGCTGCCGCTTTGGAAATCGCTGACCCTCGCGTCCGCCCGCCAGAAAAGCAACAAGCCGCCGATGAAGCCCATCGCCAATTTCAAGACACCGAAAGCGACTTCCTTTCACTGCTGCGACTCTGGCGGTTCTACGAACAAGCTCGCGCCGACTATTCACGCAGTAAGCTGACTCGTGAACTGACCAAGCGATTCCTGTCGCCGACACGGATGCGTGAATGGTCCGATACCTATCGTCAACTCCGTGAGATCGCGACAACCAAACACAGTGCGGCAAAGAAAATTAACTCCGTCAGATATTCTGAAAACGAAGATCGCACGCTTGATAAAGATGTCTACGCGAACGTCCATCAGGCCTTGCTATCCGGTTTCTTAAGCGGAGTCGCGATGGCAGGTGAAAAAAACGTTTACATCGGACCGCGAAATCTAAAGCTGTACCTCTGGCCGGGAAGCGGTGTTTTCGAATCCAAACCTAAATGGATCGTCGCCGCCGAATTGGTCGAAACGGCAAAGCAGTATGCCCGGACGGTCGCACGGATTTCGCCCAACTGGATCGAATCGGTTGGCAGCCATCTGCTGAAGTCATCCTATTCCGATCCACACTGGAGCGACAAAGCCAGCGGCGCGTTCTGCTATCAGCGACAATCGCTGTTTGGTTTGCCAATCGTTGTCAAACGCCGCGTCCCGCTACCACCGATCGATCCGTCAACCGCACAGGAACTGTTGATCAGTCACGGCCTGGTGCAGAACAAATTGGTGACCAATGCCAGATTCGTTCGCCAAAATCGCGAACTGAGAAACGCCTTCGAGGAACTTGCCGCGAAAACCAGACGGCGTGACTTAGTCGTCGATGAATATGTCGTCACACGTTTCTACCAAGAGCGTTTGCCTGACGAAGTGATCGATCGAGGACGCCTAGAAAAGTTTGCCAAGAACCATCCCGTTCCGGATTGGGGCAATCATCCTTTCGATGCGGCAAAGCTTTCCAATTGGCTTGCAAACCCACCCCAAGTCGATACCGAAATCGCTTCCTGTTATATGCAACCGGGCGACTTGATCGAGATCGAAGTCGATCAAATCAGTGATGAACAATTCCCCAATCAATTGAACGTTGGTGGAAGCGAACTGCCGCTACGATACCGCTATGAACCGGGTGCTCAGGACGATGGTGTTAGCCTTAAAGTCCACCGGGCGGCCTTGTCACAAATCAGCGATGATCGATTGGGTTGGCTCGTCCCCGGTTTGCTGCATCAAAAGATCATCGCGATGATCAAATCTTTGCCCAAACGCATTCGCCGAAATCTGGTTCCCGCCGCCGATGTTGCCAAGCAGATTTGCGATGAACTGATGCCTCTGTATGGCGAAGTTCCTTTCATGCAGGCCGCCTGTGACGCGATGGGCCGTCATGCAGAAATGCGAATCAGCGCAGATGACTTCCAACAGGAGAAGCTCGAAGACCATTTGAGCTTCCTTGTGCAAGTCGTTGATGATGATGGTGAAACGATCGTGCAAGGACGAGGGATCGATCCGCTACGCGACAAGCTTGCGATCGATTTTCCGGAAGCGAACGCAAAGGCCGACTCATCGCAAACCGTTGGCGAACAGGAACTAAGTTCCGGCCAAGCGATGAAGTCCTTCGATCTGGACCACCTCGACAAACAAGTCATCCGTGAACGCGGTGGCGTCAAGGTGGCGCAGTTCCCGGCTTTGGTTGATCAGGGTGACCACGTCATTGTCGAACTGTTCCCGGACCAAGGATCTGCAGACGCCGCGCTGCAGCAGGGCCTGACACGCCTTTACGCGATCACCGAAAAGAAAGAACTGCGCCGTCAGGTGCGTTGGCTTCCTGAGCTTGATCAGGTCAAGATTCAACTTTCGGGGCTGCGGATTGGCAACGAAATCGAATCGCTATTAATGGACCTGATCGCACGGATTGCCTTCGTCGAAAAACAACCGCTCGTGCGAAGCCAAGAAGAGTTTGAACGCAGACGCGTCGACCGCGGTGAACGCATCGCTGTCGCGGTTCAAGAGATGGCGAAATGGCTCACGTCGCTCGCGGGTGCTTACCTGACTCTGCGTGGCGAAGTCGAAGATTTCCCCAGCAAGCAATTTCCAGCCGCCCATCAAGATGTTCGGTCACAAATCGACTGGCTGCTCTACCCTCAGTTCCTGTCGGTGACACCATGGCAATGGTTGCAACATTACCCCAGATATCTATCGGCGATTTCATATCGAATCGATAAACTGCGGAGTGGAGCAGGGAAGCGTGATGCGGAGGCTACCGAAACTGTCGACAAGCTTTGGACGCATTGGACACAAAGCCTGCCTGAACATTTGGCAACTTCCCAACAACAGGCTTCGACCGAGTTCCGTTGGATGATTGAGGAGCTTCGAGTCAGCCTGTACGCACAACCACTTGGGACTTCGGTTAAGGTTTCACCAACCCGCTGCGAGAAGCTACTTTCGACAAAGTGACCGCGACACTTAGAAAACCCGCGACGGCTGCCGATTGCTTGACCGGGAAATTAGATGGCGAGATACGGTCAAAAACCGAAATTAAGAGCTATTAACCTCCTTTATCGGTCGACAACGGAGTAGAATACATCAGTGCGGCGAGTTTGTGCAGCAACTGCCAATGTTGCATGATGTTGTGGCAGATTCGCAACACGGAGTTGTACACGCACCACATCGATTGAAGTCTCGGAAGATTTTAAGGAACAATTTCACAGGATTTTTCACCCCAAAAACCACCATTTGGCGTCTCTAGGTAAGTCGCAGAAGCGAGTGAAGCTGCGAATTTGGCACATCACTTGCTGAGCACGGAAGACAGAATGGTTTTGCTAACAAGACGAACCACCGACAGGTTTGGCGCGTCTAACAGGAACAAACCAAGGCTGGCCAGCAACCCCGCAAGCCGCCGCCACTAGTGAACGGACTCACGACCCAAACTTACGCCACCTGCCGGAGGGTTTACCCGATGCAAGCTTCCAGCAACGAAAACAATTTGTCGAACAACAGCGGCTCATTGGACACGATTCGTGCCGTTGAGGATTGGACCGTAATGTCGGCGTTGCTTACGGAACAGTGTCGTGACGACTACGCCACTTGGCTGGACGATGAATTGCGGGCGATGGAGCAAGAACTTGATCGCTTTGCCAGCGACCACTCTCGCTATTCAGGCCGTCGCTAAATCCCACAGGCCTGGCCGCGAAGCACCGACGACTTATTGCACGTATACTTCGCGGCCTAGCTCATCTTTGGTGATACTAGAACACACGCTCGCTTGATTCCGCTCGGCGTATTGAGATGCCGAGCGGCGAAAACTTGACTGGAAGGCATTCCAGTTGACTGGTGTGTTTTATTTGCCGCGTTCTGGCAGCGGCAGGTTACTCATTTGGGCGTCTTTGATCACCGCCTGAGCTTCATAAGTCTTTGTGTTTAAAGCCAGACGCGGCGAATTCATCCGCAGCCCCTGCCGACCGTCGGGCAACGTCTGATTGATGATCGCACTACGACTCGCTGATCCCTCAACAATCAGCCACGACTTCAGCGATTGATAAGAGGCTCGGTTCGCAATCAATTCCCACAGCCCTCGTGCCTCGGTATTGGACCGGGCAACGGCCCCGCCGTCAGCGACAAGTTCCCACGGTGTTTTCGCCCCAGGGACCTTTCGCAAATCTTTTGGATAGCCTGGGGAGACGCCGAAGGCTAAACGATCGCAGTCCAGTGTCATCTCCCCGACTGCAAGGCGTGACATCTGATTGACATCAACGACCTCATCCCAAGCATCGACTTTACGAACCCCAGCGCGAACGCCTCCCATAAAAGCAGCAGATTCCGATTTCAAATCACACTGAAGCGACTCGCGGTAGGTGAGGTGGACACCTTGCAACACTTGATTGCCCAGGTGTTCGGACTTCGTCGCTTGAGGAGAAAGGATCGATGACTTTGAATCGGACATCATCCAGCCGCGATACCATCCCGGACCATATCCAACCAATTGACCTCCGTTGGCAGGCAAGAAATTCAGCTGCCTGGACGTCAGAACGTGGATTGCCTTCATCTGGTCGTAGGCATCACGTTGTTCTGCGCGAACGACAACGGCCTCTTTCTGTGATTCGTACAGACTGATCTGACGTAACTCCGCTGCAGCGAAGGTTTCTTTTTTCATCAGTTCGACGGGCGATGAGAGTGCGATCATCATCTGATCGCCTGTCATCCGCTGCCGCCAAGGTTCATTCGCGTTGACCATCGAACCTTCGATTTGAACACCGCCATCAAGGATCGCCTGTACGCCGTCAAAGACCAAAGCTTTTCCCCAATTACAAACGGGGTTGGCGGTCCATCTGATTTTCGAAAGGGCATCGCCCGACTGATCTTCAGCGGTGTCCGATTTGGACGCCAGAACCGACGTGGGGACTTTTAGCTGACCAGCGCCGTCCACTTCGACTCGATTCTCCGAAGGCCACACTTTGATCGTCGGACCGATGAAGTATCCGTCTTCCATGATCAGTTGAGCTGGCCTGCCAGGGCCGCTTCCGAGTTGCAAGATGTCACGTCCGCTGGACTGCGAAACGGCACCTTGAATCAATCGCATTGTCTGGCCAAGCATTTCCACCGGCAACAGTTCGTCACCCGATGGAATCTGGTGTTTAACGTGAACCGCGCCATTGATGCTGACATCTCGCGGTTCCAAACCACGGTCAGTAATTAAGAGCTGCGCACTAATCGTTTCTCCTGAAACCTGTGGACGCTGGCGGGCCACAGGCTGACGCAGATTTGTAGTCTCCGCGGCTGGCTTGCTAGGAAACCCAACCAGACTGCCTAGCGGACCGCTGGATTCGATGAATGCGGGTGCTTGTCCATCAGCTTGCGGAATGCTGGGTGTCGAGAAAGTAGGCTGTGTTACAACCGCCAACGATGATGTATTGGGTTCAGAAGTTTT
This is a stretch of genomic DNA from Stieleria sp. JC731. It encodes these proteins:
- the hrpA gene encoding ATP-dependent RNA helicase HrpA, encoding MSFKPSSPPLKPNDSSGSQKSPANPSKESKAAKSSDRLPSQTQSEDSDSGDRQSDPGSTNLDPATISIENAMHIDRFRLARQKKRLDKAVFQQRLSDSVARRQRREAYQPKLDYPAELPISQYREEIVETIRSRQVIVVSGETGSGKSTQLPKFCLEAGLGRQAMIGHTQPRRLAARSIATRLGEELECRLGDQVGYQVRFGDQTGPDTMIKLMTDGILLAETGNDRFLDQYDAIIIDEAHERSLNIDFLLAYLRRLQSKRPDLKIIITSATIDAERFAEHFADEQGPAPILNVEGRGYPVELRYLPWEDATGDENRGYDLPTHVIAAIKNLSRSGNGDTLVFLPTERDIRLVSHRVAGHYKRMGLEGRVEVLPLYARLPQKDQQRIFHPTGGKQRLIFATNVAESSLTVPGIRYVIDSGTARISRYSPRSKLQRLPIEPVSRASADQRAGRCGRVGPGICVRLYSAEDYESRDEFTTPEIKRTNLASVVLKSKTLGLGSLEALPLLEVPRDESIREGIQTLIELNAIDDRHELTEIGKALGQMPVDPRIGRIILAADEFGVLGEVLPIAAALEIADPRVRPPEKQQAADEAHRQFQDTESDFLSLLRLWRFYEQARADYSRSKLTRELTKRFLSPTRMREWSDTYRQLREIATTKHSAAKKINSVRYSENEDRTLDKDVYANVHQALLSGFLSGVAMAGEKNVYIGPRNLKLYLWPGSGVFESKPKWIVAAELVETAKQYARTVARISPNWIESVGSHLLKSSYSDPHWSDKASGAFCYQRQSLFGLPIVVKRRVPLPPIDPSTAQELLISHGLVQNKLVTNARFVRQNRELRNAFEELAAKTRRRDLVVDEYVVTRFYQERLPDEVIDRGRLEKFAKNHPVPDWGNHPFDAAKLSNWLANPPQVDTEIASCYMQPGDLIEIEVDQISDEQFPNQLNVGGSELPLRYRYEPGAQDDGVSLKVHRAALSQISDDRLGWLVPGLLHQKIIAMIKSLPKRIRRNLVPAADVAKQICDELMPLYGEVPFMQAACDAMGRHAEMRISADDFQQEKLEDHLSFLVQVVDDDGETIVQGRGIDPLRDKLAIDFPEANAKADSSQTVGEQELSSGQAMKSFDLDHLDKQVIRERGGVKVAQFPALVDQGDHVIVELFPDQGSADAALQQGLTRLYAITEKKELRRQVRWLPELDQVKIQLSGLRIGNEIESLLMDLIARIAFVEKQPLVRSQEEFERRRVDRGERIAVAVQEMAKWLTSLAGAYLTLRGEVEDFPSKQFPAAHQDVRSQIDWLLYPQFLSVTPWQWLQHYPRYLSAISYRIDKLRSGAGKRDAEATETVDKLWTHWTQSLPEHLATSQQQASTEFRWMIEELRVSLYAQPLGTSVKVSPTRCEKLLSTK